A genome region from Coturnix japonica isolate 7356 chromosome 13, Coturnix japonica 2.1, whole genome shotgun sequence includes the following:
- the PCDHGC3 gene encoding protocadherin gamma-C3 produces MSDHSCAVFLFLPVLTCALMRSVCPVTRSPSAPFPRQGRPVRFASPGARGGTALPPGGQLPSVRGAEPRTAAVSPRGLRVPLLAAAAAASRPPGCSLSRRCSQRAAETQRQSRSPDRSVQSASELGEGDSRLESLREEEGERRTQLPMAGGQQRSRWRWAEGLLPALLLCCCCCRAAPERLRYAIPEELSRGSLVGPLARDLGLSPAELPARQLRIVSGDEKRYFVLEEESGNLRVNERIDREGICGDVTPCVFGLETVMENPFNIYHVSITIQDINDNAPRFDKEVVAIELIESTPPGTRLPLGTGRDPDIGVNSLQSYQLTPNPLFSLVVKEDSDGRKHAELLLEKNLDREKQKSHNLILTAVDGGDPVRSGTTQIKIDVTDANDNAPVFTKEIYKVGVPENLPEGSLAFQVKATDGDEGTNAEITYSFNDIASSARQLFSLDPKTGDVRITGPLDYEDVKYYKVTVEGKDGGGLSAHAKVHIDIIDVNDNAPSLTLLPILNPIPEDSVPSTVVAVINVRDRDSGVNGEVTCNLDGDLPFKLEASSESTYKLVIENSLDREEVSTYNITIIATDRGSPALSSRADLVLEVSDVNDNAPAFSQAVYRVYARENNAAGAELARLWARDPDEGGNGRVSYSVAEGGAEAAAVSVRAETGELYAQRSFDYERCREFAVEVRARDGGTPARSATATVRVFVLDRNDNAPRVLWPAAGGADGGGAGAGAGAGAGPFELVPRSAGPGYLVGTVTAVDADAGLNSRLSYQLLQAPEPALFRVGLHSGEVRTTRAVSERDAAKQRLVAVVKDHGQPALSATATLHVVLAESVQDALPELSEKNAESEVASDLNLILVVALALVSLLFVFTVILVVFFKCRRPRSPPIFLTSDKELYSSLGPKAPFNYCSSTLPLPYAYEVCLASESGQKDFTFLKPGAAALSDLLTGEAGAGGQSEKDPPDPDSSVQRGQLRISRGKRRGAMKGVAARSRGVTPGQVLSLCLLLAASSGASAAIRYAIPEEARRGSAVGNVAADLALDPARLSGRRPRVVSGGSKKYFAVDPASGALVVSSRLDREELCGALSPCTLSFEIVLEKPLELYSGAVEIQDINDNDPVFPSGQARLEISESVVAGTRFPLESAQDPDVGINSLQTYQLSANPHFVLDVQTRVDGSKHAELVLEKELDREEQRELHLVLTALDGGSPPRSAHMQIHIDVVDSNDNAPVFNQSTYKASVRENTPSGTLVTKVSAYDLDDGPNGDIVYSFSSHTPAKVRELFALDSDTGELRVKGQLDYEETKLYEIYLQAKDKGAVPGVANCKVLVEVVDVNDNAPEVTVTSVYSPVPEDAAPGTVVALLSVTDLDSRDNGLVNCFIPPGIPFTLSSSLKNYYTLKTKAALDREEASEYNITVTARDSGSPPLSAVKHILVQVSDVNDNAPKSSQDSYDVYVLENNVPGISILNVSATDPDLGRNGHLSYSLLQGDNTVGHLFSINRESGALHLLTSLDHEDRMEFSMMVQVQDGGSPPLATNLSVNVFVTDLNDNAPTVLYPLPNSTSSYTDVVAPGTPAGHVVTKVVAVDADAGYNAWISYTLLQATDPTLFSVGLHSGEIITARQLREDEAPQHTLVILLKDHGEPALSASATVSISVAERVKEALTDLTDVTPPHDPKRHMTFYLILAVILVSAAFFITIVSVGIFKCYKWRQSKELFNSSRSTLYRTPGPFHHVDAVRGGFTPPNFYHQVYLTTDSRQSDLLCKKPITSSPLGSRQNTMRSGEPGLYHQMVGTASRLPAPTEQAQPNPDWRFSQTQRPGTSGSQNGEEGGAWPNNQFDTEMLQAMILASANEATDVNATLGGGTGTMGLSARYGPQFTLQHVPDYRQNVYIPGSTATLSNAAGKRDAKPSGGNKKKSGKKEKK; encoded by the exons ATGTCGGATCATTCCTGTGCAGTGTTTCTGTTCTTACCTGTGCTCACCTGTGCTCTGATGCGCAGCGTCTGCCCAGTAACGCGTTCCCCCTCCGCTCCGTTTCCACGGCAGGGCCGACCTGTTCGCTTCGCCTCTCCCGGTGCCCGGGGAGGAACCGCGCTGCCGCCTGGCGGGCAGCTGCCGTCGGTGCGGGGAGCGGAGCCTCGGACGGCTGCGGTATCACCGCGGGGCCTCCGGGTGCCGCTGttggccgccgccgccgccgcttccCGTCCCCCCGGCTGCTCTCTCTCCCGGCGCTGCTCACAACGGGCAGCAGAGACGCAGCGGCAGAGTCGGAGCCCGGATCGCAGCGTTCAGTCCGCATCAGAGCTCGGGGAGGGCGATTCCCGGCTGGAATCGCTgcgggaggaggaaggagagcgGCGAACGCAGCTCCCAATGGCGGGCGGGCAGCAGCGGAGCCGCTGGAGATGGGCAGAGGGGCTGCTGCCCGCtttgttgctgtgctgctgctgctgccgggCGGCGCCGGAGCGGCTCCGCTACGCGATCCCCGAAGAGCTGAGCAGGGGTTCGCTGGTGGGGCCGCTGGCGCGGGACCTGGGGCTGAGCCCGGCAGAGCTGCCGGCGCGTCAGCTGCGGATTGTCTCCGGTGATGAAAAGCGATACTTCGTTCTCGAGGAAGAGAGTGGAAACCTGCGCGTAAACGAGAGGATAGATCGGGAGGGCATCTGCGGAGACGTGACGCCTTGTGTCTTCGGTTTGGAAACTGTCATGGAAAACCCTTTCAATATATATCACGTGAGCATTACTATCCAGGATATCAATGACAATGCGCCGCGCTTTGACAAAGAAGTTGTTGCTATAGAATTGATCGAGTCCACTCCTCCCGGGACGAGGCTCCCCCTGGGCACTGGCAGAGATCCCGATATTGGGGTGAACTCGTTACAGAGCTACCAACTTACCCCCAATCCGCTCTTCTCCCTTGTAGTGAAGGAGGACTCTGATGGGAGGAaacatgcagagctgctgttggagAAAAACTTAGATcgtgaaaaacagaaaagccataATTTGATACTAACGGCAGTGGACGGTGGGGATCCAGTCCGATCTGGAACCACCCAGATAAAGATCGATGTGACTGATGCAAATGATAACGCACCGGTGTTCACCAAAGAGATCTACAAGGTTGGAGTGCCAGAAAACCTTCCAGAAGGCTCCTTAGCTTTTCAGGTGAAAGCTACTGATGGAGATGAGGGTACAAACGCGGAAATCACCTATTCTTTCAACGACATTGCAAGCAGTGCTCGCCAGCTCTTCAGTCTGGACCCCAAGACAGGTGACGTGAGGATTACCGGTCCCCTGGATTACGAAGATGTGAAATACTATAAAGTAACTGTTGAAGGCAAGGACGGAGGTGGGCTGAGTGCGCACGCCAAAGTGCACATAGACATTATAGACGTGAACGACAACGCTCCAAGCCTTACCCTCCTGCCTATTTTGAACCCGATACCCGAGGATTCAGTTCCGAGCACAGTCGTGGCTGTGATCAACGTTCGTGACAGGGACTCCGGAGTAAATGGGGAAGTGACCTGTAATCTTGACGGCGACTTGCCTTTCAAACTAGAAGCGTCATCAGAGAGTACCTACAAACTTGTAATTGAAAATAGCCTGGACAGAGAGGAAGTCTCTACTTACAACATCACGATCATCGCCACGGACCGGGGCAGCCCGGCGCTGTCGAGCCGCGCGGATCTGGTGCTGGAGGTGTCGGACGTGAACGACAACGCGCCGGCGTTCTCGCAGGCCGTGTACAGGGTCTACGCGCGGGAGAACAACGCGGCGGGCGCGGAGCTGGCGCGGCTGTGGGCGCGGGACCCGGACGAGGGGGGCAACGGGCGCGTGAGCTACTCGGTGGCGGAGGGCGGCGCGGAGGCGGCCGCCGTGTCGGTGCGGGCGGAGACGGGCGAGCTGTACGCGCAGCGCTCGTTCGACTACGAGCGGTGCCGCGAGTTCGCCGTGGAGGTGCGGGCGCGGGACGGAGGGACGCCGGCGCGCAGCGCCACGGCCACGGTGCGCGTCTTCGTGCTGGACCGCAACGACAACGCGCCGCGGGTGCTGTGgccggcggcgggcggggcggacggcggcggcgcgggggcGGGGGCGGGAGCGGGGGCGGGGCCGTTCGAGTTGGTGCCGCGCTCTGCTGGGCCTGGCTACCTGGTGGGCACAGTGACGGCAGTGGATGCAGACGCAGGGCTGAACTCCCGCCTGTCGTACCAGCTGCTCCAGGCGCCGGAGCCGGCGCTGTTCCGCGTGGGGCTGCACAGCGGCGAGGTGCGCACGACGCGGGCCGTGTCGGAGCGGGACGCGGCCAAGCAGCGGCTGGTGGCCGTGGTGAAGGACCACGGGCAGCCGGCGCTGTCGGCCACGGCCACGCTGCACGTGGTGCTGGCCGAGAGCGTGCAGGACGCGCTGCCGGAGCTGAGCGAGAAGAACGCCGAGTCTGAGGTGGCTTCTGATCTAAACCTCATTCTCGTGGTAGCTCTCGCTTTGGTGTCTTTGCTATTCGTTTTCACGGTCATTTTAGTCGTGTTCTTTAAATGCCGACGGCCCAGGAGCCCCCCCATCTTTCTAACTTCCGATAAGGAACTCTACTCCAGCCTGGGCCCCAAAGCGCCCTTCAACTACTGCAGCAGCACGCTGCCCCTGCCCTATGCCTACGAGGTGTGCCTGGCCTCCGAGTCGGGCCAGAAGGACTTCACGTTTCTCAAACCAGGGGCAGCAGCGCTCTCTGACCTTTTGACGGGGGAAGCCGGTGCAGGTGGTCAGTCCGAGAAGGACCCTCCCGACCCTGACAGCTCGGTGCAG AGGGGCCAGCTGAGGATTTCTAGGGGGAAGAGGCGGGGAGCGATGAAAGGCGTCGCTGCGAGGAGCCGCGGGGTGACGCCGGGGCAGGTATTGAGCCTCTGCCTCCTGCTCGCCGCTTCCTCCGGGGCTTCCGCCGCCATTCGCTATGCCATCCCCGAGGAGGCGCGGAGAGGATCGGCCGTGGGCAACGTGGCAGCCGACCTGGCGCTGGACCCGGCTCGACTGTCGGGGCGGCGACCGCGGGTGGTGTCCGGCGGCAGCAAGAAGTACTTCGCGGTGGATCCGGCGAGCGGGGCGCTGGTGGTGAGCTCGCGGCTGGACCGGGAGGAGCTGTGCGGAGCGCTCTCCCCCTGCACCCTCAGCTTTGAGATCGTGCTGGAGAAACCTCTGGAGCTGTACAGCGGCGCCGTGGAGATCCAGGACATCAATGACAACGACCCGGTTTTTCCCAGCGGTCAGGCGAGGCTGGAAATCAGCGAGTCGGTGGTGGCCGGGACGCGCTTCCCGCTAGAGAGCGCGCAAGATCCCGATGTGGGAATTAACTCTTTGCAGACCTACCAGCTCAGCGCCAACCCGCACTTCGTGCTGGACGTACAGACGAGGGTGGACGGCAGCAAGCATGCGGAACTGGTGCTAGAGAAGGAACTGGACAGGGAGGAACAACGAGAGCTGCACTTGGTCTTGACGGCGCTGGATGGAGGCAGCCCGCCACGGTCGGCCCACATGCAGATCCACATTGACGTGGTGGACTCCAATGATAATGCTCCAGTCTTCAACCAGTCCACCTATAAGGCAAGTGTGAGGGAGAACACGCCCAGCGGCACCCTGGTCACCAAGGTCAGTGCCTATGACCTGGATGATGGGCCCAATGGAGACATCGTCTACTCCTTCAGCAGCCACACGCCAGCCAAGGTACGAGAGCTCTTTGCTCTGGACTCAGACACAGGGGAGCTGAGGGTCAAAGGCCAGCTGGACTATGAGGAAACGAAGCTGTATGAGATTTACTTACAGGCTAAAGATAAAGGTGCCGTTCCTGGTGTTGCCAACTGCAAAGTGCTGGTTGAAGTCGTGGATGTGAATGATAATGCTCCAGAGGTGACGGTGACTTCGGTGTACAGCCCTGTGCCTGAGGATGCAGCCCCGGGGACTGTTGTAGCTCTGCTGAGTGTAACAGACTTGGACTCTCGAGACAACGGTCTGGTGAACTGTTTTATTCCCCCTGGGATCCCATTCACGCTCAGTTCCTCCCTCAAAAATTACTACACATTGAAAACTAAAGCAGCTCTGGACCGGGAAGAGGCATCAGAGTACAACATCACCGTCACAGCCAGGGACTCGGGTTCGCCGCCCTTGTCTGCAGTAAAGCACATCCTGGTGCAGGTGTCAGACGTCAACGACAATGCACCCAAATCTTCCCAGGACTCCTATGATGTGTACGTGCTGGAGAACAACGTGCCAGGCATCTCTATTCTTAATGTGAGCGCCACAGACCCAGACCTGGGGCGCAACGGCCATCTCTCCTATTCCCTCCTGCAGGGTGACAACACCGTGGGTCACCTCTTCTCCATCAACCGGGAGAGTGGTGCCCTCCATCTGCTGACCTCCCTGGACCATGAGGACCGGATGGAGTTCAGCATGATGGTGCAGGTTCAGGACGGTGGCTCTCCGCCTCTTGCCACCAACCTGTCGGTCAATGTGTTTGTCACTGACCTCAATGACAATGCCCCCACTGTGCTGTACCCCCTCCCCAACTCCACATCCTCCTATACCGACGTGGTGGCACCGGGCACTCCTGCGGGTCACGTTGTCACCAAGGTGGTGGCGGTGGACGCGGATGCGGGATACAATGCCTGGATCTCCTACACCCTGCTGCAGGCCACTGACCCCACTCTCTTCTCAGTCGGGCTGCACAGTGGGGAGATCATCACAGCCCGTCAGCTCCGGGAGGACGAGGCTCCTCAGCACACCTTGGTCATCCTGCTGAAGGACCACGGGGAGCCCGCGCTGTCAGCCAGTGCCACCGTCTCCATCTCTGTAGCCGAGAGGGTCAAGGAGGCACTCACCGACCTCACTGATGTGACACCCCCACATGACCCCAAGAGGCATATGACTTTCTATCTCATCTTGGCTGTCATTTTGGTCTCGGCCGCTTTCTTCATCACCATAGTGTCGGTGGGCATCTTCAAGTGCTACAAGTGGAGGCAGTCAAAGGAGCTGTTCAACAGCTCCAGGAGCACCCTGTACAGGACACCAGGGCCCTTCCACCACGTTGATGCCGTGCGGGGTGGTTTCACACCACCCAACTTCTACCATCAGGTCTATCTCACCACGGACTCTCGGCAGAGTGATCTCCTGTGTAAAAAACCCATCACATCCAGCCCCCTGGGGAGCCGCCAGAACACCATGAGGAGTGGTGAGCCAGGACTGTACCACCAAATGGTGGGCACCGCCAGCCGGCTCCCCGCACCCACTGAG CAAGCTCAACCTAACCCGGACTGGCGCTTCTCTCAGACCCAGAGACCTGGAACAAGTGG CTCTCAGAATGGAGAGGAAGGTGGAGCCTGGCCCAACAACCAGTTCGACACGGAGATGCTTCAAGCCATGATCCTGGCCTCGGCAAATG